TGCGACCGTTGTTGTTGGCGCGGGCGCGCAAGACGAAGTTGACGATTTCATTACGGAAATCTTTCGGGTTACTGATCCCGGCCGGTTTCTCGATTTTTTCCAGTTCCGCATTCAGGGATTCACGGTCAAACAACTGGCCGGTATCCGGGTCGCGGTACTCCTGATCCTGGATCCAGAAATCCGCATAGGTGACATAACGATCAAAGATGTTCTGCCCATATTCGGAATAGGATTCAAGGTACGCCGTCTGGATCTCTTTGCCGATAAACTCGGCGTATTTCGGGATCAGGTAACCTTTGAGGAACTCAAGGTAGCGTTCTGCTATCTCTTGCGGGAACTGTTCACGCTCGATTTGCTGTTCCAGTACATAGAAGAGATGCACCGGGTTGGCGGCCACTTCGGCGTGGTCGAAGTTAAATACCCGCGAGAGGATCTTAAAGGCGAAACGCGTTGACAGCCCGTTCATCCCTTCGTCGACACCGGCGTAATCGCGATACTCCTGATAGGACTTCGCTTTCGGGTCGGTATCTTTCAGGCTTTCACCGTCATAAACACGCATTTTCGAATAAATGCTGGAGTTTTCCGGCTCTTTAAGGCGCGACAGAATGGAGAAGCGTGCCAGCGTTTCCAGCGTGCCGGGAGCGCATGGGGCGTGAGAAAGCTCTGAGTGATTGAGCAGTTTCTCGTAAATTTTCATCTCTTCCGAAATACGCAGGCAATACGGCACCTTGACGATATAGACACGGTCGAGGAAGGCCTCGTTGTTTTTGTTATTACGGAACTGTACCCATTCTGATTCGTTTGAGTGAGCAAGGATGATGCCGTTAAACGGTAGGGCGGAAATACCTTCTGTGCCGTTGTAGTTCCCCTCCTGCGTGGCGGTCAGCAGCGGGTGCAGCACCTTAATAGGCGCTTTAAACATTTCGACGAATTCCATTACCCCTTGGTTGGCACGGCACAGTGCGCCGGAGTAACCGTAAGCATCGGGATCGTTTTGCGCGTGGTTTTCCAGTTTGCGGATATCCACTTTCCCCACCAGCGCCGAAATATCCTGGTTGTTTTCATCGCCCGGTTCTGTTTTGGCGATGGCGATCTGTTCGAGGATGGACGGCCAGACTTTGACGACGCGGAATTTACTGATATCGCCGCCGAATTCGTGCAGCCGTTTCGCCGCCCATGGCGACATTATGGTACCGAGGTAGCGGCGCGGAACGTTATATTCCTTTTCGAGGATCTGCGCGTCTTCCTGCGGGTTGAACAGGCACAACGGGTGGTCGTTGACCGGGCTGCGTTCGCCATTGGCGCTCAGCACATAAATGGGCACCCGCTGCATTAATGATTTCAGCCGTTCTGCGAGGGAGGATTTACCGCCGCCAACCGGGCCGAGCAGGTAGAGGATCTGTTTCTTCTCTTCAAGCCCCTGGGCGGCGTGTTTGAGGTAAGAGACGATCTGCTCGATGGCTTCTTCCATACCATAGAATTCTTCAAACGCCGGGTAGCGTCCGATAACCCGGTTCGAAAAGAGACGGGAAAGCCGTGGCTCCTGGGCAGTGTCAACCATCACTGGCTCACCAATGGCCATCAATAGCCTTTCTGCCGCGTTAGCATAGGCACTGCGATCTTGCTTACAGATAGCAAGAAACTCCTGCAGTGTGAACTCTTCGTCCTTGGCAGCTTCATAGCGCTGGCGATAGTGATCGAATATATTCATGGCATGCCGTCCTTTCGTTTTTAGCACAGACAGGTTAAGAGCCGTTCATATGAGTAGTGGAGGCTCCCGGAAGCGTTCACTGAAGGGCGCTAAAAGTCACAGAGCAACACTTGTGCCAGGTCGCATGCCAATGGCTTCGCGCGGATCAGTTAAATCATCTTCTTAAATTAAGCGTAGATGGCTTTGCAAAACTTGCATCCAGCCAAAAACCAATTTCAATGACATATCAATAACTCATCCAAAAATTCCTGGTTTAGAGATAAGCCTTTGGCCGCACTCTCTTCTGTTAGTCATATAACTGTAAGCCGCGTGTCATTAAACGAATGCACAGTGAAGGATTTAATTTTGTAATGTAAAGGTAAAAAAAATTGGGTAGGATGCGCAGGACGGTTAAACTTCTTGCGCCAATTATTTGACTACAGGAAAAAAAGGATTGTGACCAAATTCAAACTCCTGGCACTGGGCGTGCTGGCTGCGACGTCCGCCTTTGCGGCCAATGCAGAAAATACCTTTTCTCTCGGCGCGGGCGTGGGTGTCGCAGAAACTCCCTATAAAGAGTACGACACGCGCGTTCTGCCAATCCCGGTGGTGACCTATGAAGGCGATGATTTCTGGTTTCGCGGCCTGGGTGGTGGTTACTACTTGTGGAATGACGCGGCGGATAAATTATCGATAACGGCGTTTTACTCACCGTGGCAGTTCAGACCCAAAGACAGTGATGACAGCCAATTGCGTCGGCTGGATCGCCGTAAAGCCACGGCGATGGCGGGGCTGAGCTATATCCATAATACTGCGCAGTATGGTTTCCTGCGTACTACCCTTGCGGGTGACGTGCTGGATAACAGCAACGGTGTGATGTGGGATATCGCCTGGCTGTACAACTACATCAACGGCGGGCTGAGCGTCACGCCGGGCATTGGTGTTGAGTGGAGCAGTGATAACCAGAACGAATACTATTATGGTGTCTCCCGTTCTGAATCTCGCCGTAGCGGCCTTGCCAGCTACGATCCGGACAGCAGCTGGAACCCGTATCTGGAGTTGAGCGTCAGCTATCGTTTGTCGGATAACTGGAGCGTTTACGGCACTGGCCGTTACACGCACCTGTCTGATGAAGTGAAAGATAGCCCGATGGTTGATAAATCCTGGGCAGGTTTGTTCTCGACAGGGGTCACTTACCGCTTCTGATTGGGCACCTGAACAGTGCAATCTGTGTAATAAAACAGGGCCGATGGCCCTGTTTTGCTTTACGGTGGTGCATGTAGCCGAGGAGGAGGAAATGGCAGATAAACAGGTTATCTTTGCAGGTCAGGTCGCTCAGCCCGCTATTGGTCAGGGTACCTGGTATATGGGCGAAAATGCGCAGTTACGCTCAAAAGAAGCGGATGCACTACGCGCGGGCATCGATCTTGGATTGACGCTTATCGATACCGCCGAAATGTACGCCGATGGCGGAGCGGAAGAGGTGGTCGGCGAGGCGTTGCGGGGCGGATATCGCGATAAAGTCTTCCTGGTCTCCAAAGTTTACCCGTGGAATGCGGGTGGACAGAAAGCCATTGCCGCATGCGAAGCCAGCTTGCGTCGCCTGAAAACCGAGGTACTCGATCTTTACCTGTTGCACTGGCGCGGTAATTACTCTCTGGCTGAAACCGTCGAGGTGATGGAAACGCTGATCCAGCAGGGCAAAATCCGCCGCTGGGGCGTTTCGAACCTTGATTACAGCGATATGCAGGAACTGATGCAGGTGAGCGGCGGCGAAGCCTGCGCCACCGATCAGGTGCTGTACCACCTTGCTTCACGCGGGATTGAGTACGATTTGCTGCCGTGGTGCCAGCAGCACGCCATGCCGGTGATGGCCTACTGCCCGCTGGCGCAGGCAGGCCGCTTACGCGATGGTTTGCTGGAAAGTAGCGTGGTGCAGGATATCGCGCAGGCCCACGGCGCCAGTGCGGCGCAAATCTTACTGGCGTGGGTGATTAGCCATCAGGGCGTGATCGCCATTCCGAAAGCGTCAAGCGTGAAGCATGTCGAGGAGAATGCGGCGGCACTGAAGATTTCGCTAACCCATGATGATCTGGTGTGGCTGGATAAAGCTTTCCCGGCACCGAACCGTAAAACGCCACTTGATATGCAGTAATGCGCTGTTAAAACCCTCTCCCGGCGGGAGAGGGCAGGCAGGACAATCAGCGTTTAACGACGCGAATGGTTTGCCCCAGGCGGGATGGTTTCTCTTCGCTGGCTTTCTGCGGCACGGTCGCATTGACTGATTCCACACAGACGAAGGTTTTGTAGCCGTCATCTGGCATGTCGGCCATGCTGACGGAAAGGGCCGGGCCAGGGTTCCACGCTACAACGTTGGCGTTATGGCTGTGGATCACTTCGATGGTGCGGCTCAGTTTCCCATCGTGGATCAGGCTGCACGCTTCGGCGTTCAGGTAGACGCGGTCGGTGCGATCCGGGAAGGTCTGTACGCCATCAGCCAGCACATCCTCTTTCGCGTCATTCACTTTATCGATAAAGCGATCGCCGAGGCCGCTCACTTTCACCGCCGCAATATCGCCAACGTTGAAATAGGTGTGCAGCGCGGAGGTGGTTTCAAACTCGCCGTGGGCTTCCAGCTCCATTTCACAGGTCGCACCCAGCTTATAACGCGCATAAACGGTGAAATCATGCGGCCAGTACTGGCGGGACGCATCGCTGCTTTGCAGTTCGAACGTCAGCACGACGCCATTAGCGTCTTCGTTGTGCGCTTTCAATACCCACGGCAGGTTACGCGCAAAACCGTGCGCAGGCAGACCTTGCTGTTTGGCCGGGCCAAACCACGGCCAGCACACCGGCACGCCGCCGCGCAGTGCCACACCGTTTTTAAACGGCGTGTTGCCACTTAGCCACAGAACCTCGTCTTCACCCTGCGGTTTCCAGGAGAGCAGATGCGCGCCCTGGTAAGCGAATGACGCTTTCACCTGCGGATGGTCGATAACCAATACATCAAGTTCGTCCATTTTGCGGCGGGAGAGTGTCGGGGTAATTTGTTCGACTACCGGAAGTGCAAAAATTTTATTAATCATTAACGCAATCCTCTGTCTTCAAAACAAAAAAAGAGCGACCGAAGTCGCTCTTTCAGATCTTGTTCTCATCTCAACTTATTTGGAGATGTGAGCGATCAGGTCCAGAACTTTGTTGGAGTAACCCGTTTCGTTGTCGTACCAGGAAACCAGTTTCACGAAGTTGTCGTTCAGTGCGATACCGGCTTTAGCATCGAACACGGAAGTGCAAACTTCACCGTTGAAATCGGTAGAAACAACGTCGTCTTCGGTGTAACCCAGAACGCCTTTCATCGGGCCTTCAGAAGCGGCTTTGATGGCTTTCTTGATTTCTTCGTAGGACGCTGCTTTTTCCAGACGTACAGTCAGGTCAACAACAGACACGTTCGGAGTCGGAACGCGGAACGCCATACCGGTCAGTTTGCCGTTCAGTTCCGGCAGTACTTTACCTACCGCTTTAGCAGCACCGGTAGAGGACGGGATGATGTTCTGGGATGCGCCGCGGCCGCCGCGCCAGTCTTTGTGAGACGGGCCATCAACGGTTTTCTGAGTTGCGGTAGTGGCGTGAACAGTGGTCATCAGACCTTCGATGATGCCGAAGTTGTCGTTGATAACTTTAGCCAGCGGAGCCAGGCAGTTGGTGGTGCAGGAAGCGTTAGAAACGATGTCCTGGCCAGCATATTTGTCGAAGTTAGCGCCACGCACGAACATCGGGGTATTGTCTTTGGACGGACCAGTCAGAACTACTTTTTTCGCGCCAGCAGTGATGTGCTTACGAGCAGTTTCGTCGGTCAGGAAGATACCGGTAGCTTCAGCAACAACGTCAACACCGATTTCGTTCCATTTCAGGTTAGCCGGGTCTTTCTCAGCAGTAACACGGATGGTTTTGCCGTTAACAACCAGGTGGCCGTCTTTCACTTCTACGGTACCGTTGAAACGGCCGTGAGTGGAGTCATACTTCAGCATGTACGCCATGTATTCAGCGTCCAACAGATCGTTGATACCAACGATTTCGATGTCAGAACGTTCCTGAGCAGCACGGAAAACAATGCGACCGATACGGCCAAAACCGTTGATACCTACTTTGATAGTCATATATTCCACCAGCTATTTGTTAGTGAATAAAAGGTTGGCTGTAAAATTACAAAAACCTTACGCAGCGTCAAGCGGAATCGTGTCAATCATTGCGACAAATCAATCCCAGCATATCCTTTGTTCAACTGATTAGTCCCACTTTCCTTTTGAGCATCTTCCCCATATCGGGGCGCCGCCCGGAATTTTAAAGGTCGGTAAGGATAAAAATGTGAGAGCCATCACAATTCCCTGGCTGCTTTACCGCAACTGCTAAGTTTAGAACAAAAGTCGCCCCCTGGGTGTTAATGTTTTGTTAGAATCAGACGGATAAGTTGTCGAATTTTTACCGCGAGACGTAAGCAAATGGCGAATAATTCCTCTCAAGACGACCTGAATAAAGATCTGACCGAAATGCAGTTTTACGTGACCCAGAATCACGGCACAGAACCGCCGTTCACCGGGCGTCTACTGCATAACAAGCGTGATGGCGTTTACCACTGCCTGGTGTGCGATGCCGCGCTGTTTAACTCCCAGACCAAGTACGATTCCGGCTGCGGCTGGCCGAGCTTTTTTGAACCCGTCAGCGAAGACGCAATCCGCTATATCAACGACTATTCACACGGCATGCAGCGCATTGAAATCCGCTGTGGCAAGTGTGATGCGCACCTGGGGCATGTTTTCCCCGATGGCCCGCAGCCAACCGGTGAACGTTATTGCGTCAATTCGGCCTCGTTAAGCTTCACCGATGATGAAAACGGCGACCAGACACGTGGTTGAAAAATCGATTCAGCAATTATTCCACGGAGTTGAGTAACATGAATCTCGAACAAATTGTTAACAGCATGACGCCGGAAATCTACCAGCGCCTGGCCACGGCTGTGGAACTGGGAAAATGGCCAGATGGTGTGGCGCTGACGCCGGAACAAAAAGAGAACAGTCTGCAACTGGTGATGTTATGGCAGGCGCGTAATAACGTGCAGGCAGAGCATATGACCATCGATACCAACGGGCAGATGGTGATGAAGAGCAAGCAGCAGCTTAAAGAGGATTTTGGTATCACGCCAAAACCGATTGCGACCTTTAAATAAATTCTGACGGCTTGCCTGATAAGGCGAAGCCGCCATCAGGCAAATACTACGCCTGTGTTTCCTGCCAGTCCGCCAGCGTGTACAGCGTCGCGCCCGCTGCGGACATCTCCATAAACGCGTTTGCGCTATCCTGCGCATGCAGGTTCACACCGCGGCAGCCATCGGTAATCACATTTACCTGATAACCCAACTGTAAGGCGTCCAGCACCGTAAACTTCACGCAGTAATCGGTGGCGAGCCCCATCACAATGAGTTCTTCGATACCATGATGTTGCAACCAGCCATGCAGCGCCGTTTCCTGCCGGTGTCCGTTATCAAAGAACGCGCTGTAGCTGTCAATCCGTGGGTTTTCACCTTTGTGAAAAACCACATCGATTGCCTGGCTGTTCAGCAGCGGATGCAGCGCAGCACCTTCGCTGTTCTGTACGCAGTGATCCGGCCAGAAGGTTTGCGCTAAGCCGTCCAGCTCCCCCACAACAAACGGTTCGACACCGTGCTGGCTGGCAAAGCTGCCATGATTCGCCGGGTGCCAGTCCTGGCTTGCCAGCACCGCTTCGCCGCGCGTTTTACACCATGAAATCAATGTATTGGCGACATCCACGGTGCTATCGCCTTCGGCGACGGCCAGCGCGCCGCCCGCACAAAAGTCATTTTGCAGATCGACTAACAGCAGAGCACGTTGTTTCATCGGGAGGATCCTTATTCGTCCGGCGTCAGTTCGCCGCGCAGATTTTGCGTCATCGCGGTGCGGATGGCGTTCGCATCAAGATTCTGGCTTAACAGATAATGAAGTTTAGTCAGCGTCGCTTCCACCGTCATATCCGCGCCGCCAATCACACCCGCATGAGCGAGGGCGTTACCGGTGGCGTAACCGCCCATATTCACTTTGCCGGACATACATTGCGTCAGGTTAACCACCACGATACCGCGCGCGCTGGCTTCCTGAAGCTCTTTCAGGAACTCACCGTTTTGCGGCGCGTTACCGACACCGTACGAGCGCAAAATCAACGCTTTTACCGGCTGGCGCAGGAAATTACGCACCACGTCGGCGGAAATACCCGGATAGATAGTAACCACGCCAATCGGCTGCGGCGTAATCGGGTGCACAATCAGCTCGCCAACGGTATGCGGCGCAGGCGGCGTACCGAGGCGGCGAATATGAATACCCGCTTCGAGTAACGGCGCAAGGTTTGGCGAAGCAAAAGCATCAAAACCGTCGGCGTGGGCTTTGGTGGTGCGGTTACCGCGATAGAGGCGATTATTGAAAAACAGCGTGACTTCGTTGATCGGGAAGTTCGCCGCGACATATAACGCGTTAAGCAGGTTGATTTGCCCGTCTGAACGCAGCTCGGCAAGCGGGATTTGCGAGCCCGTGACAATCACTGGTTTGCCAAGATTTTCGAGCATAAATGACAGCGCTGACGCGGTGTAGGCCATGGTGTCGGTACCATGCAGAATGACAAAACCGTCATAGTCGTTGTAATGCGCTTTGACATCATCGGCGATGTGCTGCCAGTCTTCCGGCGTCATATCGGACGAGTCCATCAATGGCGCATATTCATGAATAGTGAAGTCCGGCATTTCCTGGCGATGAAACTCAGGCATCAGCGCCAACTGGCGTTGCAGGTGACCGGAAACCGGCACATAACCGTGTTCTGAGCGCTGCATACCGATAGTACCGCCGGTATAGGCGACGTAAATGGATTTCTTTTGCATGGCGTTGTGTTCTGGCTGACTCGAAAAAATCCCCTCCGGCGGAGGGGATACGTAATGATGATGTTAGCGGATAGTGGCGCAGTTCAGGCACAGCGCATAGCGATTTTGTGGATCGTTAAACACCGCCAGTTTGTCCGTTTCGGCTTTCACTTCCTGTGCCGCGCTGGCAAGCGGGGCAGGCAAATAAGCCTGCAATGCTTGCGGTAGCATCGCGCGTACCGAACCGGTCATGCTGTCCATCACGCGCTCAAAGAAGGTGGGTTCCTCTTCGTAGTAATCGATATGCCACTGTTTCAGTTTTGCCAGTTCAGCGGCTTTTGTTACTGCATCGTCGAAATCACCCAGCGCATCGACCAGACCGTTGGTTTTCGCATCCTGTCCGGTCCAGACATGGCCCTGCGCGATTTTATCAACCTGCTCCGGCGTGCTGTGACGCGACTGCGCCACCAGCGTGATAAAGCGCTTATAGCCGTTCTCAATGCTCAGTTGCATCATTTGCTGCACTTCATCCGGCAGGGCTTTGGTCATGCTGACATCGGCCAGCGGCGAGGTGGCCACACCGTCCGTATGCACACCGATGCTATCAAGGCTGTTTTCCAGCGTATTGATCACGCCGAAAATGCCGATGGAACCGGTCAACGTGCTGGGGTTAGCAACGATGTAATTCGCCGGGGTGGAGATCCAGTAACCGCCAGATGCCGCCATGCCGCCCATCGATACCACCACCGGTTTGCCAGCGGCTCTGGCTGCGGCCAGTTCTGAACGGATGATTTCCGACGCGCTGACGCTACCGCCAGGGCTGTTGACGCGCAGCACAATGGCTTTCACTTTGTCATCCAGGCGCGCATCGCGGATTTGTGCGGCAGTGGTATCGCCGCCGACATTTCCTGGGGTTTCTTCGCCGTCCATAATCGCGCCGTTAGCGAAAATCACCGCGACGGTTCCGCCGACATCGGCCGGGGTTTTGGTCGGGTAATCGTAGAAGCTGATGGCGCGGAAGTTTTTATCTTCATTGCTCCAGCCAAACTGTTTCACCATCGCTTTTTCCGCATCGGCGGCGGAGCCTAGTTCATCCACCAGTTTGTTATCGAGCGCATATTTCGCGGTATCGCCATCGACTTTACGCAGACCGTCGAGCATCGCTTGTGCGCCGGGGAACACTTGTTGCGCGGTGATTTGGCGGTTAGCCGCCACGGTATTGAGATAGTTTTGCCACAGCTCGCCTATCCAGCGGCTGTCCGCCTCGCGCGCGGCGGGGGACATATCATCACGGATAAACGGCTCGACGGCGGATTTGTAAGTCCCGACGCGGAACACGTGGGTGGTGACTTTCAGTTTGTCGAGCAGCGTTTTGTAGTACAGACCGTTGGTGGCAAAGCCGTGCAGATCGACCACGCCCTGCGGCGAGAGCCAGATTTTATTGGCGAAGCTGGCAAGGTAATACTGGCCCTGGCTGTAGTTATCGCCCACCGCATACACCGGTTTGCCACTGTCGCGGAACGCGCGCAGTGCTTTACCGATGTACTGCATCGAGGGCTGATCGGCCCCGGCGAAGTTTTTCAGATCCATCACAATACCGGTGATATTGCGATCGCTCTGCGCCTGGCGAATAGTTTCGACGATGTCGAACAGTGAATTTTCCTGCAAACGATCGGAACTGGCACCAAACAACTGGCGACCCAGCACGCCCAAACGACCGCTGGTGGAGGTTTTATCGACGACCACGCCGGAGATATCCAGCAGCAATGCGCCACGACTATTGTGCTCAGCTTTACTGTCGCTGAGCTGCATCCAGACACCGACTGCAACCAGCACCAGCAAGATGAAAACAATATTCATCACCAAATTGCGGGTAAAGTTCAGCAATCGCCAGCACCACTTAAAAAAACCGGCAATAATTCGCCAAAGGGTTCGCATGTATTCTCCCTGGTAGTTAACGCCCACCGCTGCCCGAGCGGCAAAGTGTGGTTATCCTAATTACCCCGCTGTCTCTTGTCAGCAGGAATCGGCTCCGGCGCTGTAACAATTTCTACGCCCGTGTTAATTTTATGAACAAATTTCAATACAGGAGGTTAACTAATGGACGCACTTGAACTTCTCGTCAACCGCCGCAGTGCTTCCCGCCTGGTAGAACCGGCTCCGGCAGGAGAACAACTGGATAACATTCTTCATGCCGGTATGCGCGCGCCCGATCACGGTACGCTTCAGCCGTGGCATTTTTTCGTCATCGAAGGCGAAGGGCGCGAGCGTTTTAGTCAGGTGCTGGAACATGCCGCCGTTGCCGCAGGCCAGGATGAGAAGGGCATTGAAAAAGCGCGCACCTCGCCGTTTCGTGCACCGTTGATTATCACCGTGGTGGCAAAATGTCAGGAACATCATAAAGTGCCGCAGTGGGAACAACTGCTTTCTGCTGGCTGTGCGGTGATGGCGATGCAAATGGCGGCGCTGGCGCAGGGGTTTAATGGGATCTGGCGTACCGGTCCGTTGACCGACCGCCCTGAAGTGCGTAGTGCATTCAACTGCCGCGAACAGGATCAGATTGTCGGTTTCCTCTACCTCGGCACACCGCAGTTAAAAGCATCAACCACCGTTACCGTGCCGGATATCGCCCCGTTTGTAACGCGTTTTTAAATGCCGGATGGCACTGCGTTTATCCGGCCTACAATCACGTAGGTCGGATAAGACGAAGCCGCCATCCGACAATCGATGACGACCTCTTATTTATTCTTCGCAGCGAACTCTTCTTTGGCTTTCTGCAACTGCTGCTGGAACGCCGGACTGGTGTGCAGCGTAGCCACAACCGCCGAACCGACAATGCGCGCGGCATCCACGTCGCTCTGCCAGTGATAGCCACAGATCACCCGGCTTTGACCGAGATCGTAACCGCGCTTGAGGATCTGATCCTGACGCTGCGGATTCACTTCCGCCAGCACCAGCGCGGTCGCCCAGCCGATAGACGTGTGTCCTGACGGGTAAGAGCCATTTTTTGACAGCTCATTCTGATCTTTAGTATTGCAGGTTGGCACACCGTAAAAGGCAAAAGGACGAATACGCATGTACTTCTGTTTTGCGCCGCGCGTGGCCAGATCGCCCGCATCCTCAATCATATTGGTCAGAAGCTTATGCAGTTGCGGTGCATCTTTCTGCGTAATCGGCGATCCAAACGCGCCAGAGAACGCATTCGCCACGCCGCCGCTGCCGAGGTTAGCATCTTCCGCAGCCAGCTTACCGCGCTCGGTGCTGCGCAGCAGGCGGCCTTGTTCATACATTGCCTGGTCGTTTAAAAACGCGATGCTGCCCACTTCCGGCGGGGGCGGCAGCAGCGCCAGGCTATCAATCGCCTGGGCGTTTTTCAGGTAGTAGAGATCGGGTTTGGTGGTGGCGTCATTCCCGGCAGGGACAAGGGCAAAGGCGTTGGCAGAAAGCAAACTGGCAAGACAAATTGTGATAAAGCTTTTTTTCATGAGTGTTCCCTTAAAATGATGTTACTTCCGTAGCCATAACTGGCTGCTGTCATATTTCTGTCATAAAGCGATTCACATTACGTTGCGGTGGCTCGCAAATAATCCGAACGCAGATGAAATGTTGCAAAGATAGCCGCCAGTTATGGCTTATTCGCTCGCTTAATGAGCAACAGCACGCGAATTAAGCGTGTCAGACTTACCACCTTGCGCTTTGGGCGCTACCATAGCCGGATTGCAATGACAGGAGATGTCCATGAGCGAGCAAACTATTCGTTTAACGCAATACAGCCACGGAGCTGGTTGCGGTTGTAAAATTTCACCCAAAGTGCTCGATACCATTCTGCACAGCGAGCAGGCGAAGTTTCTCGACCCGAACCTGCTTGTCGGTAACGAAACGCGTGATGACGCCGCCGTTTACGATCTCGGTAACGGCACCTGTATTATCAGCACCACCGATTTTTTCATGCCGATTGTCGATAACCCCTTCGATTTTGGTCGCATTGCGGCAACCAACGCCATTAGCGACGTGTTCGCCATGGGCGGTAAACCGATTATGGCGATTGCCATTCTTGGCTGGCCGCTCGACAAACTCGCGCCGGAAATTGCCCGTGAAGTGATCGACGGCGGGCGTTTTGCCTGCCAACAAGCGGGGATTGCGCTGGCGGGCGGTCACTCGATCGATGCGCCTGAACCGATCTTCGGCCTGGCGGTGACGGGCGTGGTGCCAACCGAACGGGTGAAGAAAAACAGCACTGCGCAGGCGGGCTGCAAACTGTTCCTCACCAAGCCGCTGGGGATTGGCGTGTTAACCACCGCTGAGAAAAAATCCCTGCTCAAGCCGGAACATGTCGGTCTGGCAACGGAAGTGATGTGCCGTATGAACATTGCTGGCGCCGCTTTCGCTAATATCGAAGGCGTAAAAGCGATGACCGATGTCACCGGCTTTGGTCTGCTCGGCCATCTGAGCGAAATGTGCCAGGGCGCAGGCGTGCAGGCGCAAGTCTGGTATCAGGAGGTGCCGAAACTGCCGGGCGTGGAAGCCTATATTGCCCAGGGCGCTGTGCCGGGTGGCACGCAGCGCAACTTTGCCAGCTACGGTCATCTGATGGGCGAAATGCCGGATGCGGTGCGCAATCTGTTGTGCGATCCGCAAACTTCTGGTGGCCTGCTGCTGGCGGTAACGCCGGAGGCTGAAGCGCAAGTAAAAGCCACGGCGGCGGAATACGACATCACGCTTAGCGCGATTGGTGAACTGGTCACCGCCCGCGGCGGTCGTCCGATGATTGAGATCCGTTAATTCGATGCGGTTATTTATTGCCGAAAAGCCCAGTCTGGCGCGCGCTATTGCCGATGTGTTGCCAAAACCGCATCGCAAAGGCGACGGCTATATTGAGTGCGGTAATGGCCAGGTGGTGACCTGGTGTATCGGTCATTTGCTGGAGCAGGCGCAGCCGGATGTCTATGACAGCCGCTATGCACGCTGGAACCTGGCCGATTTACCCATCGTGCCGGAAAAATGGCAATTGCAACCGCGCGCCTCGGTGCTCAAACAGATCAACGTTATCAAGCGCCTGCTCGCCGATGCGGAGCAGGTGGTGCATGCCGGTGATCCGGATCGCGAAGGGCAGTTACTGGTCGATGAAGTGATCGATTACCTGCAACTGCCCGCCGAAAAGCGTCAGCAGGTGCAGCGCTGTCTGATAAACGACCTCAACCCGCAGGCG
The nucleotide sequence above comes from Kosakonia sp. H02. Encoded proteins:
- a CDS encoding YeaC family protein; the encoded protein is MNLEQIVNSMTPEIYQRLATAVELGKWPDGVALTPEQKENSLQLVMLWQARNNVQAEHMTIDTNGQMVMKSKQQLKEDFGITPKPIATFK
- the pncA gene encoding bifunctional nicotinamidase/pyrazinamidase: MKQRALLLVDLQNDFCAGGALAVAEGDSTVDVANTLISWCKTRGEAVLASQDWHPANHGSFASQHGVEPFVVGELDGLAQTFWPDHCVQNSEGAALHPLLNSQAIDVVFHKGENPRIDSYSAFFDNGHRQETALHGWLQHHGIEELIVMGLATDYCVKFTVLDALQLGYQVNVITDGCRGVNLHAQDSANAFMEMSAAGATLYTLADWQETQA
- the ansA gene encoding asparaginase; this translates as MQKKSIYVAYTGGTIGMQRSEHGYVPVSGHLQRQLALMPEFHRQEMPDFTIHEYAPLMDSSDMTPEDWQHIADDVKAHYNDYDGFVILHGTDTMAYTASALSFMLENLGKPVIVTGSQIPLAELRSDGQINLLNALYVAANFPINEVTLFFNNRLYRGNRTTKAHADGFDAFASPNLAPLLEAGIHIRRLGTPPAPHTVGELIVHPITPQPIGVVTIYPGISADVVRNFLRQPVKALILRSYGVGNAPQNGEFLKELQEASARGIVVVNLTQCMSGKVNMGGYATGNALAHAGVIGGADMTVEATLTKLHYLLSQNLDANAIRTAMTQNLRGELTPDE
- the sppA gene encoding signal peptide peptidase SppA is translated as MRTLWRIIAGFFKWCWRLLNFTRNLVMNIVFILLVLVAVGVWMQLSDSKAEHNSRGALLLDISGVVVDKTSTSGRLGVLGRQLFGASSDRLQENSLFDIVETIRQAQSDRNITGIVMDLKNFAGADQPSMQYIGKALRAFRDSGKPVYAVGDNYSQGQYYLASFANKIWLSPQGVVDLHGFATNGLYYKTLLDKLKVTTHVFRVGTYKSAVEPFIRDDMSPAAREADSRWIGELWQNYLNTVAANRQITAQQVFPGAQAMLDGLRKVDGDTAKYALDNKLVDELGSAADAEKAMVKQFGWSNEDKNFRAISFYDYPTKTPADVGGTVAVIFANGAIMDGEETPGNVGGDTTAAQIRDARLDDKVKAIVLRVNSPGGSVSASEIIRSELAAARAAGKPVVVSMGGMAASGGYWISTPANYIVANPSTLTGSIGIFGVINTLENSLDSIGVHTDGVATSPLADVSMTKALPDEVQQMMQLSIENGYKRFITLVAQSRHSTPEQVDKIAQGHVWTGQDAKTNGLVDALGDFDDAVTKAAELAKLKQWHIDYYEEEPTFFERVMDSMTGSVRAMLPQALQAYLPAPLASAAQEVKAETDKLAVFNDPQNRYALCLNCATIR
- a CDS encoding NAD(P)H nitroreductase translates to MDALELLVNRRSASRLVEPAPAGEQLDNILHAGMRAPDHGTLQPWHFFVIEGEGRERFSQVLEHAAVAAGQDEKGIEKARTSPFRAPLIITVVAKCQEHHKVPQWEQLLSAGCAVMAMQMAALAQGFNGIWRTGPLTDRPEVRSAFNCREQDQIVGFLYLGTPQLKASTTVTVPDIAPFVTRF
- a CDS encoding phosphatase PAP2 family protein, whose amino-acid sequence is MKKSFITICLASLLSANAFALVPAGNDATTKPDLYYLKNAQAIDSLALLPPPPEVGSIAFLNDQAMYEQGRLLRSTERGKLAAEDANLGSGGVANAFSGAFGSPITQKDAPQLHKLLTNMIEDAGDLATRGAKQKYMRIRPFAFYGVPTCNTKDQNELSKNGSYPSGHTSIGWATALVLAEVNPQRQDQILKRGYDLGQSRVICGYHWQSDVDAARIVGSAVVATLHTSPAFQQQLQKAKEEFAAKNK